In Amyelois transitella isolate CPQ chromosome W, ilAmyTran1.1, whole genome shotgun sequence, the genomic stretch tttttttttatgtaggtagtttgacgcgccccgcatcggcgacaaTGCATCGCTCAAGATTAATAACACACAATGTAGTAACGCCaatacttaccgtttcaccattgatttagttcccgtggtttagatatttattttttgactacccgatacgagatggcgccacatgagaattaaaagtattattatagtttacaaaaaaaagggcaattcgagctatctacggcttaaaacaaatagattcacttagagattttttcaaaacccttaatattttaacattgccctcacaatacattttcgcttcataacaatattatagaagctaaaattcttactggttgtgcagctggtgaaattgtttttataccacgcattcccctcattcccaacaactttccatttcaatttaagcgtgttcAGCTTacagtggctatatgtttcgcgatgacaattaacaaattgcaaggtcaaacgcttggagcagccggagtcgacctcaggacgaattgcttctcacacggacagctctacgtcgctttccgcgggtcaccagctgtgacagggCAAATAGCAAATGGGCAAGatagcaaatgttgtatacaaagagatactttaactttccattattataatttctttttttgtctttagaatttatttgttttttaacagctgcgcccccggcaaagtcccggggacttttgtaagaaaaataaactatgttctattccaggcattattcttcccgtgtacgtaagtttcatcaaaatccatccagtagaattttcgtgattgaatagcatcctcaaacacgcactcacgtaggtacatcaatttttttgcataatctatactaatattataaagctgaagaatttgtttgtttgtttgaacgcgctaatctcaggaattactggttcgaattaaaaaattctttttgtgtctaATAgagcatttatcgaggaagactttaggctatatattatcacgctgcaactattaggagcgaagaaataatgaaaaatgtgaaaaaaacgggaaaaattattcctccttcagggcttcaatgatgcacaaaataactatttcacgcggacgaagtcgcgggcacagctagtatcaaCATAAGAGGCACCGCCAAAGATTTTGCGCATGAAACAATAAAGATAGGGGGGATGTTATCTGGACCCGCTCCTTTACTGCAGTTTAAACTCTGCATTTTCTTCAAGACTGTATCAAGATTTTGTTGAATAGGGTGCAAACTTTGGTTGACATTTGTAATTGGCGATACACTATCAGATGGCATGTTTTGAGTCGATTCAGTGTTTTGATCATATACAGACTCGAAAAAGGAAGCGAACAATTCACAAATATGCACACCATCAGAAGTCGATTCTGACCCGTCCGTCATTGTTAAGGGATAGGAGCTAGATCCTTTACGTTTACTTTTTAGATAAGACCAGAACAATTTGGGATTTTTACTAATTTGGTCTTCCAAATTTTTCATGTACGTGTTGTAGCAATTTTTTGCCATATTCTTACACCGTGCAGTTACTAAATCTAGTTCTATCCTATCCCTCGGATTATTGTACTTTTTTACGCGCtgtcttaaattatttttttcgtttaaGATTCTGATTAATTTACGATCAAACCATACtggatatttgttattttttgctcTTTTGAAAGGTACACACTCGTTGATTGCAGAGCGAatcttttcataaaatattgcgACCATGTCATTAACATTACTTACATTGCTAAACATTTCATTCCAGTTATAACTtgataatatttcattaattttctcATAATCTGCCTTGTAAAAATTTCTTTGCCGATTTCCTACGTTGtacattaactttttttcatTAACAATGTCTAGAGTTACTTCAATAGGAGGATGGACTTTGATGACGTTACTCAGTGAGCTATCAGGCTGCCTGACTTTACAAGACCGCATAGTAGTTAGCACTAAATCTAGAATTCTATTAGAATTATTCAAGATATGGTTGTATTGATTGAGATTGTTCAATTGTAGAAATTCCAgaaggattttatttttgccagAGTTAGCTGATTCGCTTGGAGAGTTCCAATCCAAAGTACTTAAGTTAAAGTCTCCcataatacatatttcacTATCGGCACACTTATCTAATATTTCATTACAGTTATCTAGAAACTGTTTTACTAACTGATATGAGGAAGGGGATGGAAGATAAACTGCACAAAAAGCTATTTGTTGTGCACCTTGAGAAACCGGTGTTTCTAGAGCAACCCAAAGATCCTCACACTTACTCTCCCAATCAAATAGACGTctagatttaaatttacgaTTTATAGCAATTATTACTCCTCCGCCATCCTGTTTTTCACCAAGTACCCTGTCCCTTCTATACACAACATATCTCGCGTCGAATAATTCCCTGCTATAAATTGATTCGTTTAACCATGTTTCGGTCAGTATTATTACATCGTAATTGCTGCAACACACATTACGATAGAAGTTGACAACCTTTGTTTTTAGACCTTGAGTGTTTTGATAATACACTTTTAAATGACAGaattttataactaaataGATTGCAcacattaacaaaaaatcttaaaaaaaagagaaatctAGATATCTTATCCTACTTTAGTTTTTCTAGGGTGTCcttattttttaccaaaatgtAGACTGATTCATCGGTCTTCCTCATGTATACTCTTCCATTCCGCACCCATACGTGTTTGTACGATTTTTCCTTGGCTATCTGTCTAGCCGCCGCATGAAGAGCCTTGTTGGCAGGGGACAGGTGTTCACCCACAAAGATCGGTGTGTTACTACCAGAGATTCCAAGTAGAGAACTACTAAGTCTATTCTGCGtgtttgatttattatatttaatagatgCTGCAAGTAGACTGTCACGTGTTCTCAAGGTAGTAAATTGAGCAATAATAGCTCGTGGTCTCATACTGCTCTTATTAATTTTCGCGACGCGTGTGCAGATGGTGATGTCGTTCTCTTTTATCTCGCAGCCCACAACTTTTCCCAGCTCGGTGATAACTTCAACTaagttttcatttttgttcTCTGGGACGCACTGTATTTCGATATTCTTTGATCTTGTTTGTTGTTCAAGTTCGTCAATTTTCATGCTCAATTGTGTAACATTACTTTTCAGCGATTCATTCTCTGTCTGTAGGTCTTGTATAATCTTCTTCGCAGTGTCATATTCCTTCCTTATTTCATCATATTGAGCGCTAAGAAATGACACGGCAGTGGTTAACTGTCCGATCTCTTCCCTGAGCGGCTGTGTTTGAGAATGTAGTGCGCTAATTATGCTATCCTTAAATGTGCCCAACACTGCCTCCAATTCCGATTTTACTGCATCCTGCACAACAATGCGTATGTCATCCTTAGTAAAAGATGTGTTAGATGGTTTACTATTATCTAAGGGCGGTGAGTGGAGCGCCGGTCTTTTATTTCCTCTGCTAACAGCCACATTTTGCTTGGGCGAACTAGTGCTGTccgtgattttaaaatttttattacctcTAATCGTTGTGATATTACGTATAGGAGTATCATCGCCTTTAGCAGTCTTTGGTGTAGCACGAACGCAGTTGGGACAAGTCCACATCGCAACCATCTCAGAGCTAAAAGCGGTCTCGTCCAGTGACATACACCCGTAATGAAATCGCTTCATACAATTTTTGCAAGTAATATAAGTATCATCGTTGTTGCAGTCTGATTCACAACAACCCCATCCGTGCTGTTTGGTTGCCATATTGTTGTAACTTAACAAGATACCGACTTCAAATCCGATGCAACCTAAATAGGAAATGGGCACTAATGTGTTCCTGCCTGTATATACTAATAGTTGCAATCCATTATAAAGGTAATGTTAAATAGATGGTTgaaggtttttattttaaaatttgaatacgGTAGccaatctttattttatcaatcacTTTATCGCCACATATGCACTGTTTCACTTCACTCTGTTAATAGTCTCGTACGTGCGATAAGGAGCGACCGAGTGGTCACTGCTTTGTTTAGTTACAAACCAGACGTGCGAGACACCGATCGCCCGTGTTAAGCGTCGTAAGCCGGAGGTCTCGATGTTTGGTCACGATCCTACGAACGTGTCCAGAGCCGTAGACACGGAGTATCTGTGTTAAGCTCCGCAAGGCAGGGGTCAAGATAGCTGGTTACACTCGCGATACTTCGAAGAAACGTGTGAATGCTGCGGCCAACGGAACCGGACTGACACAGTTTGAAGTTGCAAGCACAATAATAGATCATTAACATTACTTCTCCAAAggatattttgtaaatgattTTGTGAAGGATCAATTCTTATTTGCCTATACATTTGACGGATATCACACAAAGCTACAAATTCATATGAGCGAAATAATACTAATATCTCGAACAACTTCCTTTGCACTGTGGGCCCATTATAAAGAACATCATTAagacttaaatttaaacttgttTTGACACTTGCATCAAAAACAACTCGGAGACGGGTTGTCTGACTATGCTCTCTTATGACAGGGTGATGGGGCATAAAGTAATATTGATCGATGGGCATCTTTGATGATGCTAAATCGATAAACCTGCCATGACCTAGGTCAGAATACTCCTGAATAAACTTAGTGTAATTCTTCTTTAGTTCAGGATCTTTGCTAAATCTTTTTGCTAAACTATTTAATCGTTGCAATGCTAAATTGAATGAGTTTCCCAATATTAAATCTTCGATTGGTATTTTGAGTGGCAACCGCACCTGAAATCGATTATCGATTATCTGTAccgaatttttaaattcggcTTCACACACTTCGGTCTTTGCTATACCCTCTTTCTCAATTTCAAGAATATGTTGTTCGTCCCAAAATTTTTGAAGGAGGGAATCTACACTCTCATTATTACTAGAAATTGCATTTAAAACAACAgggttttcattataattgaCAAGACAAATATCGtctctttttatatttccagAAAGAACATAGCCAAACTTAGTTGATAACAGACATAAATTTCCTtcatataattcaattttgtccggtaacataattttaaagaatatgtCAGAGGAGAGAAAGAAAGATATTTGGCCTGGTATATTAAATTCATCATCAGCTAAGTTAATATTGTCTGGcaaatttatatcttttaagtTGAATTTGTTTTGTGGCAGATAGGTAGTTATATTGTCTACCACAGAAAACATTGCATTGCATATATAATCATTGTGCAATgaatttaacataatattcGCAGCCTTGGTGATTAATTGCTGTTTTTGACCTAAGGCTGATACATTAACTTCATGTTTGAATGTGGGCAAACCTAGCTCACACATTAAATCggaagaaataaatgaaatctgAGACCCAGAATCCAAAAGACCCTTTGCTAATATAAAGGAACCATcgcttttaaaaatctttactttGACTGTAGGCAACAACACCATACTCCCATAAGAAGCACTATTTTGACAGCACACCTTATCATCCTCATGCAATACTGTATGATGCGACTTACTCTTACAAATACcacatttaaagaaaaacttgCATCTATTATTATGAAGGTTAAGACAGACCTTACACAGTTTAttgttttc encodes the following:
- the LOC106136670 gene encoding uncharacterized protein LOC106136670, translating into MVAMWTCPNCVRATPKTAKGDDTPIRNITTIRGNKNFKITDSTSSPKQNVAVSRGNKRPALHSPPLDNSKPSNTSFTKDDIRIVVQDAVKSELEAVLGTFKDSIISALHSQTQPLREEIGQLTTAVSFLSAQYDEIRKEYDTAKKIIQDLQTENESLKSNVTQLSMKIDELEQQTRSKNIEIQCVPENKNENLVEVITELGKVVGCEIKENDITICTRVAKINKSSMRPRAIIAQFTTLRTRDSLLAASIKYNKSNTQNRLSSSLLGISGSNTPIFVGEHLSPANKALHAAARQIAKEKSYKHVWVRNGRVYMRKTDESVYILVKNKDTLEKLK